One Bacillus sp. 1780r2a1 DNA segment encodes these proteins:
- a CDS encoding AraC family transcriptional regulator → MLPQFQTKEYATYAYRFFESRTSDVAQLWSVGWDEVYSPLYNWSGKQRKEVGKYIFQYTVSGYGMIEVDGTQYKVDAGKAFIVSTPGDYRYYLPKESENWEFIFLTLYGDEVKKCWDYIQTKFQSVIRFHPESAPIQLLAQIYKRASEKNITDPFYASSLCYRFVMELYQYVKNMDSFTEDWPESIISSILFARNHYHEEIGPDEMAESANLSRYHFSRLFKQTTGLTPIQYLTKMRIQKAAELLNQTKYSIEEIAENVGYANANYLTKVFRKTTSMTPGQYRKSNSSIDELFTLPK, encoded by the coding sequence TTGCTACCACAATTTCAAACAAAGGAATATGCCACCTATGCTTATCGTTTCTTTGAATCTCGTACTAGTGATGTTGCACAGCTATGGTCAGTAGGATGGGACGAGGTATACTCTCCTCTTTATAATTGGAGCGGGAAACAGCGAAAAGAAGTAGGAAAATATATTTTTCAATATACAGTGTCTGGATATGGAATGATTGAAGTTGACGGAACTCAATATAAGGTAGATGCAGGTAAAGCCTTTATTGTCAGCACGCCTGGCGACTATAGATATTATTTACCTAAAGAGAGTGAAAATTGGGAATTTATTTTTTTAACGTTGTATGGTGATGAGGTGAAAAAATGCTGGGATTACATCCAAACAAAGTTCCAGTCAGTCATCCGATTTCACCCTGAATCAGCACCGATACAACTTCTCGCTCAAATCTATAAGCGTGCAAGTGAAAAAAATATCACAGACCCATTTTATGCATCAAGCCTGTGTTATCGCTTTGTAATGGAGCTTTATCAATATGTAAAGAATATGGACTCTTTTACTGAAGACTGGCCTGAGAGCATTATTAGCTCTATCTTGTTTGCTAGAAACCATTACCATGAAGAGATTGGTCCAGATGAAATGGCGGAATCAGCAAATTTATCGCGTTATCATTTTAGCCGCTTATTTAAGCAAACAACGGGCTTAACTCCGATTCAATATTTAACAAAAATGCGGATTCAAAAAGCAGCTGAACTTTTGAACCAAACAAAATACTCAATTGAAGAGATTGCAGAAAACGTAGGCTATGCAAATGCAAATTATCTTACAAAGGTATTTAGAAAAACTACAAGCATGACGCCTGGACAGTATCGAAAGAGCAATTCATCAATTGATGAACTTTTTACTCTTCCAAAATAA
- a CDS encoding galactokinase encodes MMGELIKKFQEIFQTTENVRCFFAPGRVNLIGEHTDYNGGHVFPCALSIGTYAVVCKRTDQKIRMYSSNFEHKGVIEYNLDNLVYEEQHDWANYPKGVISTFIKNGHQLRNGFDVLFYGNIPNGAGLSSSASIELATAVLLNQLEDLDIDMVEMVKISQQAENEFIGVSCGIMDQFAIGMGKADKAILLNCQTLDYTYSPLQLENAVLVIANTNKRRGLADSKYNERRSECDQALADLKSGYELESLGDLTKAQFEQLKHLIKNPTNQKRAKHAVYENERTKEAVVKLNNGDLQGLGLLMNESHRSLRDDYEVTGEELDALVEAAWAQEGVIGSRMTGAGFGGCTISIVKEDKVNSFIDEVGAVYTKATGLQADFYVVEVGEGARELALETV; translated from the coding sequence ATGATGGGTGAATTAATTAAAAAGTTTCAGGAAATCTTTCAAACAACGGAAAACGTTCGCTGCTTCTTCGCGCCAGGACGTGTCAATTTGATTGGTGAACATACAGATTATAACGGGGGGCACGTATTTCCATGTGCTTTAAGTATTGGAACATACGCAGTTGTGTGCAAACGAACTGATCAGAAGATTCGTATGTACTCGTCCAATTTTGAGCATAAAGGTGTCATTGAATATAACCTTGATAATCTTGTATATGAAGAACAACATGATTGGGCTAATTACCCAAAAGGGGTAATCAGTACATTTATTAAAAATGGCCATCAACTAAGAAATGGATTTGACGTGTTATTCTATGGCAATATTCCAAATGGTGCTGGGCTCTCCTCTTCAGCATCTATTGAATTAGCAACAGCTGTTTTATTAAATCAATTAGAAGATTTAGATATTGATATGGTTGAAATGGTTAAGATATCACAACAAGCGGAAAATGAATTTATTGGCGTCAGCTGTGGAATCATGGATCAATTTGCAATTGGAATGGGAAAAGCAGACAAGGCAATTCTTTTAAACTGTCAAACTCTTGACTACACGTACAGTCCGCTCCAGCTAGAAAATGCAGTGTTAGTAATTGCAAACACAAACAAGCGAAGAGGATTAGCAGATTCGAAATATAATGAGCGTCGATCTGAATGTGATCAAGCATTAGCAGATTTAAAAAGCGGTTATGAACTTGAATCATTAGGAGATTTAACGAAAGCACAGTTTGAGCAGTTAAAACATTTGATTAAGAACCCGACGAATCAAAAGCGAGCAAAACATGCAGTTTATGAGAATGAACGAACAAAAGAAGCTGTGGTAAAACTGAACAACGGCGACTTGCAGGGGTTAGGTTTATTAATGAATGAATCTCACCGTTCATTGCGAGATGATTATGAAGTTACGGGGGAAGAATTGGATGCATTAGTTGAAGCAGCCTGGGCTCAAGAAGGTGTAATCGGCTCTCGAATGACAGGAGCAGGTTTTGGGGGTTGCACAATTAGCATAGTAAAAGAAGATAAGGTGAATTCATTTATTGATGAAGTAGGTGCTGTTTATACAAAAGCAACAGGTTTACAAGCAGATTTCTATGTGGTAGAAGTCGGAGAAGGCGCACGAGAATTAGCATTAGAAACGGTATAA
- the galE gene encoding UDP-glucose 4-epimerase GalE, with protein MAVLVCGGAGYIGSHTVAELLDKGKDVVVVDNLQKGHKEAILEGVRLYVGDLRDTEFLDEVFQENEIESVVHFAADSLVGESVTDPLTYYDNNVYGALCLLKVMNKHGVKHIVFSSTAATYGEAKNFPILEDDPTEPTNPYGETKLAIEKMLKWSEKAYGLRYVVLRYFNVAGAHLDGKLGEDHTPETHLIPIILQVALGKREHISIFGDDYDTKDGTCIRDYIHVTDLADAHVLALEKLARDNTSGTYNLGNGNGFTVKEVIDAARKVTNHSIPAIVAPRRAGDPAKLVASSQRAMDELGWNPRYTSMEQMIESAWKWFQAHPEGYKQPQR; from the coding sequence ATGGCTGTATTAGTATGTGGAGGCGCTGGTTATATCGGTAGCCATACAGTAGCAGAGTTATTGGATAAAGGGAAAGACGTAGTCGTTGTTGATAACCTTCAAAAAGGCCATAAAGAAGCGATTTTAGAAGGTGTACGTTTATATGTTGGAGATTTAAGAGATACCGAGTTTTTAGATGAAGTTTTTCAGGAAAATGAGATTGAATCCGTTGTACATTTTGCAGCAGATTCGCTTGTTGGAGAAAGCGTAACGGACCCTTTAACGTATTACGATAACAATGTGTACGGTGCACTTTGCTTGTTAAAGGTGATGAATAAACACGGTGTTAAGCACATTGTATTTTCATCCACGGCTGCAACCTATGGAGAAGCAAAGAATTTTCCAATTTTAGAAGATGATCCAACAGAGCCAACCAACCCTTATGGTGAAACGAAACTAGCGATTGAGAAAATGCTGAAATGGTCAGAGAAAGCATATGGACTTCGTTATGTTGTTCTTCGCTACTTTAACGTTGCAGGTGCTCATTTGGATGGGAAGCTAGGGGAAGATCATACGCCAGAAACACACTTAATACCAATTATTTTACAAGTAGCTCTTGGGAAGAGAGAGCATATCTCAATTTTCGGTGATGATTACGATACAAAAGACGGCACGTGTATTCGAGATTATATTCACGTAACAGATCTAGCTGACGCGCATGTATTAGCGCTTGAAAAGTTAGCTCGTGACAATACGAGCGGTACTTATAACTTAGGGAACGGAAATGGTTTTACGGTTAAAGAAGTAATTGATGCTGCGCGTAAAGTAACGAATCACTCCATTCCAGCTATTGTTGCACCAAGACGTGCGGGAGACCCAGCCAAACTGGTAGCGTCTTCTCAAAGAGCAATGGATGAATTAGGATGGAATCCACGCTATACATCAATGGAGCAAATGATTGAAAGTGCATGGAAATGGTTTCAAGCACATCCAGAAGGATATAAACAGCCTCAACGATAA